In one window of Pseudodesulfovibrio sediminis DNA:
- a CDS encoding alkaline phosphatase, with amino-acid sequence MKLAKKSAKYGLMFMLAMMFMVGATVGNAHAKGAKYVFFFIGDGMGLPQRAASSAYLGKKLAIDAMPAQGLTTTFAANRFITGSAASATALASGVKTNINYIGMDPNFKPVKTVAEMAKEHGMKVGIVSSVSLDHATPAAFYAHVKTRNMYHEIDHALAASGFDFFAGGGLKDPSGKKSEDPMGDALEKAKANGYKIIDNKDAFMALKPGDGKVLAWNAWLQDGKALPYVMDMSSKDITLPEFTAKAIEMLDNDKGFFLMVEGGKIDWACHANDAAAAIKNTLAFDDAVKEALAFYEKHPKETLIVVTGDHECGGLTLGFAGTKYGSNYDILNTQNVSFQKFTDETLVDFKKKGGDFAAMKPIITAAFGLKFDGDAKKDPMVLADYQAADIKTAFERSMSGDKVKGSEYLLYGSYDPLSVTLTHVLNQKAGLGWTSYKHTGVPVSTSAIGVSALTFNGSYDNKDVATKIMGAMGLPAKAQFVDSSMEQMATN; translated from the coding sequence ATGAAATTGGCAAAAAAATCAGCAAAATATGGGCTTATGTTCATGCTCGCCATGATGTTCATGGTGGGTGCTACTGTAGGGAACGCGCACGCCAAGGGCGCAAAATATGTTTTTTTCTTTATCGGTGACGGCATGGGCCTGCCTCAGCGTGCCGCCAGTTCCGCCTACCTCGGCAAGAAGCTGGCCATCGACGCCATGCCTGCACAGGGCTTGACCACAACCTTTGCCGCAAACCGGTTTATCACCGGTTCCGCCGCTTCGGCCACGGCTCTGGCTTCCGGCGTCAAGACCAACATCAACTACATCGGCATGGATCCGAATTTCAAGCCGGTCAAGACCGTGGCTGAAATGGCTAAGGAACACGGTATGAAGGTCGGTATCGTCTCTTCCGTATCCCTTGACCATGCCACACCCGCCGCTTTTTATGCGCACGTCAAGACGCGCAACATGTACCACGAAATCGACCACGCGCTGGCCGCATCCGGTTTCGACTTCTTTGCCGGCGGCGGGTTGAAAGACCCTTCCGGCAAAAAGTCCGAGGATCCCATGGGCGACGCCCTGGAAAAGGCCAAGGCCAATGGCTACAAGATCATCGACAACAAGGATGCGTTCATGGCGCTGAAGCCGGGTGACGGCAAGGTTCTCGCCTGGAACGCCTGGCTGCAGGACGGCAAGGCGCTTCCCTATGTCATGGACATGAGCAGCAAGGACATCACCCTGCCCGAGTTCACTGCCAAGGCCATTGAAATGCTGGATAACGACAAGGGGTTTTTCCTCATGGTCGAAGGTGGCAAGATCGACTGGGCATGCCACGCCAATGACGCCGCAGCGGCCATCAAGAACACGCTCGCTTTTGACGATGCCGTGAAAGAGGCCCTCGCATTCTATGAGAAGCACCCCAAGGAGACCCTTATCGTGGTCACCGGTGACCATGAGTGTGGCGGCCTGACCCTTGGTTTCGCTGGTACCAAGTATGGCTCTAACTACGATATCCTGAATACCCAGAATGTCTCGTTTCAGAAGTTCACCGATGAAACCCTGGTCGATTTCAAGAAGAAGGGCGGTGACTTTGCTGCCATGAAGCCCATCATCACCGCCGCCTTTGGCTTGAAGTTTGACGGTGACGCCAAGAAAGACCCCATGGTTCTGGCCGACTATCAGGCCGCTGATATCAAGACTGCGTTCGAGCGTTCCATGAGCGGCGACAAGGTCAAGGGCTCCGAGTACCTGCTGTACGGCAGCTATGATCCTTTGTCCGTCACGTTGACTCACGTGCTCAATCAGAAGGCCGGTCTGGGCTGGACGTCCTACAAGCACACCGGCGTGCCCGTGTCCACCTCCGCCATCGGCGTGTCTGCCCTGACCTTTAACGGCAGCTATGACAACAAGGACGTGGCAACCAAGATCATGGGAGCCATGGGCCTGCCCGCCAAGGCGCAGTTTGTCGACTCCTCCATGGAACAGATGGCTACCAACTAA
- a CDS encoding calcium/sodium antiporter: protein MTLDILTFCASALLLWFGANWIVTSAALIARRFNVSELVIGLTIVALGTSAPEFLVTINAALRGHNDISLSNVVGSNIFNLGFILGLMAMIKPLQSNKTIVYRDGVLLFLTTAAILAVSYTGELGRLFGGALMILLIAYLGYLGMNRESVGEEELEELKGKTASWLDALLLVGGFVAIALGGHLMVSAATSIATELGVSSWVIGVTIVAAGTSLPELVTCLAASVKGKNEMLLGNLIGSDFFNFAGVLGLTCLLKPLPVSPEASSGLFILVGMVGLVLVLLRTGWRVSRLEGALLIGINLLRWAHDFMA from the coding sequence ATGACTCTTGATATCCTCACTTTCTGTGCGTCCGCGTTGTTGTTGTGGTTCGGTGCCAACTGGATCGTGACATCCGCCGCCCTCATCGCCCGCAGGTTCAATGTTTCCGAGCTTGTCATCGGCCTGACCATCGTGGCGCTCGGCACCTCCGCTCCGGAGTTTCTGGTGACCATCAATGCAGCGCTCCGTGGGCACAATGATATTTCGCTGTCCAATGTCGTGGGGTCCAATATTTTCAACCTCGGTTTCATCCTCGGCCTCATGGCCATGATCAAACCGCTTCAGTCCAACAAGACCATCGTTTACCGTGACGGGGTGCTCCTGTTTCTGACCACCGCGGCCATACTGGCCGTGTCCTATACGGGCGAGCTGGGACGGCTGTTCGGCGGCGCGCTCATGATCCTGCTCATTGCTTATCTGGGGTATCTCGGCATGAACCGAGAGAGTGTGGGGGAAGAGGAACTGGAGGAGTTGAAGGGAAAGACCGCCTCCTGGCTGGACGCGCTCCTGCTGGTCGGCGGGTTCGTGGCCATTGCCCTTGGCGGGCACCTCATGGTTTCCGCAGCCACGTCCATTGCCACGGAGCTTGGTGTCTCCTCATGGGTGATCGGTGTGACCATTGTTGCCGCCGGAACCAGCCTGCCGGAACTGGTCACCTGTCTGGCTGCTTCGGTCAAAGGCAAGAACGAGATGCTGCTCGGCAACCTCATCGGATCGGACTTCTTCAACTTCGCGGGCGTACTCGGGCTGACCTGTCTGCTCAAGCCGCTTCCTGTCTCTCCCGAGGCTTCCTCCGGTCTGTTCATCCTTGTGGGCATGGTCGGGCTGGTGCTCGTGCTGTTGCGTACCGGATGGCGGGTTTCCCGTCTGGAGGGCGCACTCCTCATCGGTATCAACCTGTTGCGCTGGGCGCACGACTTCATGGCCTAG
- a CDS encoding tRNA(5-methylaminomethyl-2-thiouridylate) methyltransferase produces the protein MTERKHYDALALLSGGLDSILAMRTVMDQGLHVLGLHFVTPFFGHQDRIPFWREHYGIEVVAVDVRQKFVDMMLDGPSQGFGKWLNPCIDCKITMLSRAVELLPEYGATFLISGEVVGQRPMSQRPDALNLISKRARVRDILLRPLSAKNLNPTPMEESGLVDRDRLHDWAGRGRKPQMALAEHYGFTEIPTPAGGCCLTEATGAARFVKLLTYRHRPSPSDFSLARAGRQYWAGAHWLTFGRTAEDNDQIAACVEPTDYVLKLAGFPGPLAVCRPVEGDWESASILDAAALVASYSGKARKHCETTGEKIRVTVTRGGETDIIEVVPTRENLLPWAEPKPELVKEWKKAKAEREASLAPNVSMI, from the coding sequence ATGACGGAACGAAAACACTATGACGCACTCGCGCTGCTGTCCGGCGGTCTGGACTCCATTCTGGCCATGCGGACAGTCATGGATCAGGGGCTGCACGTCCTTGGCCTGCACTTTGTGACCCCTTTCTTCGGCCATCAGGACCGTATCCCGTTTTGGCGGGAGCATTACGGTATTGAAGTGGTGGCTGTGGATGTACGACAGAAATTCGTGGACATGATGCTCGACGGCCCCTCGCAGGGGTTCGGCAAATGGCTCAACCCGTGCATCGACTGCAAGATCACCATGCTCTCCCGTGCCGTGGAGCTGCTCCCGGAATACGGAGCCACCTTTCTCATCTCGGGCGAAGTGGTCGGGCAGCGTCCCATGAGCCAGCGGCCTGATGCTCTCAATCTCATTTCCAAACGGGCGCGGGTCCGTGATATTCTGCTGCGCCCCCTGTCGGCAAAGAATCTCAATCCCACTCCCATGGAAGAGTCCGGTTTGGTGGATCGGGACAGGCTTCACGACTGGGCCGGGCGTGGCCGCAAGCCGCAAATGGCGCTGGCCGAGCACTACGGATTCACGGAGATTCCCACTCCGGCAGGCGGTTGCTGCCTAACCGAGGCGACCGGCGCGGCCCGGTTTGTCAAACTGCTCACGTATAGGCATCGTCCTTCGCCCAGTGATTTTTCTCTGGCCCGCGCCGGACGGCAATACTGGGCCGGTGCGCACTGGTTGACCTTTGGCCGGACTGCCGAAGACAACGACCAGATCGCAGCCTGTGTGGAACCCACGGATTACGTGCTCAAGCTGGCCGGTTTCCCCGGTCCACTTGCCGTCTGTCGTCCAGTGGAAGGGGATTGGGAAAGTGCCTCCATTCTCGATGCCGCGGCCCTTGTCGCCTCCTATTCCGGCAAGGCGCGCAAGCACTGTGAAACCACTGGTGAGAAGATCCGGGTCACGGTGACGCGCGGGGGCGAAACGGACATCATCGAAGTCGTGCCCACCCGCGAGAATCTGTTGCCCTGGGCCGAACCCAAACCCGAACTCGTGAAAGAATGGAAAAAGGCCAAGGCTGAACGTGAGGCCTCGCTTGCACCAAACGTGTCCATGATATAA
- a CDS encoding substrate-binding periplasmic protein, giving the protein MRSRSNILSCLLSVILALGFMIGSAVAQSALPDCTVPFPATKKRKIIDVAAFIYPPASYISDSGEFTGETVEAMRSILRAMGFEPKFVIMPITRCLESLKLGQIPIMLPCSITEERQAYLHFSAPMYQVQSVLWKLDSSSSACWERVEDLKGKRIGVSNGYIYGPAWDKAVESRLFDVNMVANVNPEVRHFEMVQVGRTDMFICERRLGEYLKTRYAPRFDNVSACPRPVGAVRYFNAPISREYFVQRGWKAEPFLTRFNQELETLIGQKQKRSPARIVPRGVNTLPLERIYHN; this is encoded by the coding sequence ATGCGATCGAGATCGAACATCCTGTCATGCCTGTTGTCAGTCATTCTCGCTTTGGGATTCATGATCGGGTCAGCCGTTGCCCAAAGCGCACTGCCTGATTGTACTGTCCCGTTTCCAGCGACGAAAAAACGGAAAATCATTGATGTCGCTGCTTTCATCTATCCCCCGGCGTCATACATCAGTGATTCGGGAGAGTTCACGGGCGAGACCGTGGAAGCCATGCGCTCCATACTGCGGGCCATGGGATTTGAACCGAAATTTGTCATCATGCCCATTACGCGGTGTCTGGAATCCCTGAAACTCGGACAGATACCGATTATGCTCCCCTGTTCAATAACCGAAGAACGACAGGCCTACCTGCATTTCTCCGCGCCGATGTATCAGGTGCAGTCCGTGCTGTGGAAGCTCGACTCTTCCAGTTCGGCATGCTGGGAGCGCGTTGAGGATCTCAAGGGAAAACGCATCGGGGTGTCCAATGGCTATATCTATGGACCGGCATGGGACAAGGCCGTGGAAAGCAGACTCTTCGACGTGAATATGGTCGCCAATGTGAACCCCGAGGTGCGCCACTTCGAGATGGTGCAGGTAGGGCGCACCGACATGTTCATTTGCGAGCGTCGTCTAGGTGAGTATCTCAAGACACGATACGCTCCCCGATTCGACAATGTGTCCGCCTGTCCTCGACCAGTCGGTGCCGTCCGGTATTTCAACGCGCCTATTTCTCGGGAATATTTTGTCCAAAGAGGGTGGAAAGCCGAACCCTTTCTGACTCGGTTCAATCAGGAACTCGAAACGCTCATCGGTCAGAAACAGAAGAGATCTCCGGCCAGAATTGTTCCACGGGGCGTAAATACCTTGCCCTTGGAGAGGATCTACCATAATTGA
- the recA gene encoding recombinase RecA, translating to MARKAVDPETLRKEALGTALTTIERKFGKGSIMRMDGEASHSIPAIPTGSIGLDMALGIGGVPRGRVIEIYGPESSGKTTLALHIIAEAQKAGGNAAFVDAEHALDPGYAKRLGVKTDDLLISQPDYGEQALEISDLLVRSGALDVIVIDSVAALIPQAELEGQMGETQVGGQARLMSHALRKLTGTIHKSNCVVIFINQIRMKIGMTGYGNPETTSGGNALKFYASCRLDIRRIQTLKDKDEAYGIRARIKVVKNKVAPPFRQALVDVLYGQGISRMGEIIDMGVEHGIIEKSGSWFAFGSEKLGQGKENVRALLQDNPDIAQAIEDKLMTHLGYTNGIKDEEVGDAGE from the coding sequence ATGGCACGAAAAGCTGTTGATCCCGAAACCCTGCGCAAAGAGGCGCTTGGCACAGCTCTGACTACTATTGAACGCAAGTTCGGCAAAGGCTCGATCATGCGTATGGACGGCGAAGCGTCACACTCCATCCCCGCCATTCCCACCGGCTCCATCGGTCTGGACATGGCGCTTGGAATCGGTGGTGTGCCGCGCGGTCGCGTTATAGAAATTTACGGCCCGGAGTCTTCGGGTAAGACGACCCTTGCCCTGCACATCATTGCAGAAGCCCAGAAGGCAGGCGGCAATGCCGCATTCGTGGATGCCGAGCACGCGCTCGACCCCGGATATGCCAAAAGGCTCGGCGTCAAAACCGACGACCTGCTCATCTCTCAGCCAGACTACGGCGAACAGGCTCTGGAGATCTCTGATCTGCTGGTGCGCTCCGGTGCACTGGACGTTATCGTCATCGACTCCGTTGCCGCCCTCATCCCACAGGCCGAGCTCGAAGGACAGATGGGCGAGACACAGGTTGGCGGCCAGGCCAGGCTCATGTCGCATGCGCTCAGAAAACTGACCGGCACCATCCACAAATCCAACTGCGTGGTCATCTTCATCAACCAGATCCGCATGAAGATCGGCATGACCGGCTACGGTAACCCAGAGACCACCTCGGGTGGTAACGCGCTCAAGTTCTATGCGTCCTGCCGACTCGACATCCGCCGTATCCAGACGCTGAAGGACAAGGACGAAGCATACGGCATCCGTGCCCGCATCAAGGTCGTCAAGAACAAGGTCGCTCCGCCCTTCAGGCAGGCCCTTGTGGACGTCCTCTACGGCCAGGGTATTTCCCGCATGGGCGAGATCATCGACATGGGCGTGGAGCATGGCATCATCGAAAAATCCGGCTCCTGGTTCGCCTTTGGTTCGGAAAAACTCGGCCAGGGCAAGGAGAATGTCCGCGCCCTGTTGCAGGACAACCCGGACATCGCCCAGGCAATCGAAGACAAATTGATGACCCATCTTGGTTATACAAATGGCATCAAGGACGAAGAAGTCGGGGACGCCGGCGAATAA
- the alaS gene encoding alanine--tRNA ligase: MKAAEIRQRFLEYFEKNSHSIVESSPLTPKDDPTLLFTNAGMVQFKKLFLGQEKRDYVRATTSQKCLRVGGKHNDLENVGRTARHHTFFEMLGNFSFGDYFKEDAIKFCWEFLTEELKLDKERLYITIYKDDDEAGELWKKVAGVPSERIFKLGEKDNFWSMGDTGPCGPCSEVHFDQGEEVGCGPNCGIGKCDCDRYLEIWNLVFMQYDQAEDGTRTDLPRPSIDTGMGLERIAAVAQGVASNYETDLFQSIIQYTADLAGVKYRESEEIDTALQVIADHSRAIAFLIPDQVLPSNEGRGYILRRLIRRAYRFGKLMGLEGSFLWKTASKVVEDMGSHYAELEETKQFMIEVVQGEEEGFAKTLDKGLEMLELELAELKKAGKAIVPGETTFKLYDTYGFPIDIVRDIAEQHGLDVDENEFDKFMQEQKTRSKAAWKGSGEKDVASVFQTLLEQDVTSEFSGYETMADQSEVTYVLTLDGEVVDALAEGTTGWLVAATTPFYGESGGQMGDTGSIAASNGKADVLDTVKPSQNLTAHKVLITEGALKAGDAVFLNVDRGQRLATQRNHTVTHLLHAALQKVLGDHAKQAGSLVGPDRLRFDFTHIKGLSPEELAEVEAIVNQNVLDAIPVDRTVMSIKEAQAKGATALFGEKYGDTVSVIEVPGVSMEFCGGTHLENTGIAGSFVIISEAGVAAGIRRIEAATGGNAVAYLNERRAAAAEAGAMLKAQPAELPKKIKDLQKQVKDMAKEMKSLQAKLASGAGRDMMSEMEEINGVKVLAVQLEAPNMGVMLEQMDALRSKIDSGIICLVAGHGEDKVSVALAVTKDLHDRFKAGDLIKAVAGEVGGSGGGRPDLARAGGSNPAGIPNAIAKIKELVAG, translated from the coding sequence ATGAAAGCTGCTGAAATCCGTCAACGGTTCCTGGAATATTTCGAAAAGAACAGTCATTCCATAGTGGAGTCCTCGCCTTTGACTCCCAAGGATGACCCGACCCTGCTCTTTACCAACGCGGGCATGGTCCAGTTCAAGAAACTCTTTCTGGGACAGGAAAAACGTGACTACGTCCGGGCCACCACCAGTCAGAAATGCCTGCGCGTAGGCGGCAAGCACAACGACCTGGAAAATGTGGGCCGCACCGCTCGCCACCACACCTTCTTCGAAATGCTCGGCAACTTCTCCTTTGGGGACTACTTCAAGGAAGACGCCATCAAGTTCTGCTGGGAGTTCCTGACCGAAGAACTGAAGCTGGACAAGGAGCGTCTCTATATTACTATTTATAAGGACGACGACGAAGCAGGCGAGCTGTGGAAGAAGGTTGCCGGAGTCCCCTCCGAACGTATTTTCAAACTGGGCGAGAAGGACAATTTTTGGTCCATGGGCGACACCGGCCCCTGCGGTCCCTGCTCCGAAGTCCACTTCGACCAGGGCGAGGAAGTCGGCTGCGGCCCCAACTGCGGCATCGGCAAATGTGACTGCGACCGCTACCTGGAAATCTGGAACCTCGTGTTCATGCAGTACGATCAGGCCGAGGACGGCACCCGCACCGACCTGCCCCGTCCTTCCATTGATACTGGCATGGGCCTTGAGCGCATCGCTGCCGTGGCACAGGGTGTGGCCTCCAACTACGAGACCGACCTGTTCCAGTCCATCATCCAGTATACCGCTGATCTGGCTGGCGTGAAATACCGCGAGTCCGAAGAGATCGACACCGCACTCCAGGTCATCGCCGACCACTCCCGCGCCATCGCTTTCCTCATTCCCGACCAGGTGCTCCCGTCCAACGAGGGCCGTGGCTACATCCTGCGCCGCCTCATCCGTCGCGCCTACCGCTTCGGCAAACTCATGGGCCTCGAAGGTTCCTTCCTCTGGAAGACCGCCTCCAAGGTCGTTGAGGACATGGGGTCCCACTACGCAGAGCTGGAAGAGACCAAACAGTTCATGATCGAAGTGGTTCAGGGCGAGGAAGAAGGCTTTGCCAAGACCCTGGACAAAGGCCTTGAAATGCTCGAACTGGAACTCGCCGAACTCAAGAAGGCCGGCAAGGCTATCGTTCCCGGCGAGACCACCTTCAAGCTCTACGACACATACGGATTCCCCATCGACATCGTGCGCGACATCGCTGAGCAGCACGGCCTGGATGTGGATGAAAACGAATTCGACAAATTCATGCAGGAGCAGAAGACCCGCTCCAAAGCTGCCTGGAAAGGCTCCGGCGAAAAAGACGTGGCCTCGGTTTTCCAGACCCTTCTGGAGCAGGACGTCACCTCCGAATTCTCCGGGTACGAGACCATGGCCGATCAATCCGAGGTCACCTATGTGCTGACCCTGGACGGCGAGGTCGTGGACGCGCTGGCCGAAGGCACCACCGGTTGGCTGGTCGCGGCCACCACGCCCTTCTATGGCGAATCCGGCGGACAGATGGGCGACACCGGCTCCATTGCCGCCAGCAACGGCAAGGCCGACGTCCTCGACACGGTCAAGCCCTCACAAAATCTCACGGCACACAAGGTCCTGATCACCGAAGGTGCGCTCAAGGCAGGTGACGCCGTTTTCCTGAACGTGGATCGCGGTCAGCGTCTGGCAACCCAGCGCAACCACACGGTCACCCACCTGCTTCACGCAGCACTCCAAAAAGTGTTGGGCGATCACGCCAAGCAGGCCGGTTCGCTGGTCGGCCCGGATCGTCTGCGTTTCGACTTCACCCACATCAAGGGTCTCTCCCCGGAAGAACTCGCCGAGGTGGAAGCCATCGTGAACCAGAACGTGCTCGACGCCATCCCCGTGGACCGCACCGTCATGTCCATCAAGGAAGCACAGGCCAAGGGCGCAACCGCCCTGTTCGGCGAGAAATACGGCGACACCGTCTCCGTCATCGAGGTTCCGGGCGTGTCCATGGAATTCTGCGGCGGCACCCATCTGGAGAACACCGGCATCGCCGGATCGTTCGTCATCATCAGCGAAGCCGGCGTGGCCGCGGGCATTCGTCGTATAGAGGCCGCCACCGGCGGCAACGCGGTCGCCTACCTCAACGAACGACGCGCAGCCGCTGCCGAGGCCGGAGCCATGCTCAAGGCCCAGCCTGCCGAACTGCCCAAGAAAATCAAAGACCTCCAGAAGCAGGTCAAGGACATGGCCAAGGAGATGAAATCTCTCCAGGCCAAGCTCGCCTCCGGCGCAGGCCGCGACATGATGAGCGAAATGGAAGAGATCAACGGCGTCAAGGTACTGGCCGTACAGCTTGAGGCCCCGAACATGGGCGTCATGCTCGAACAGATGGACGCCCTGCGCTCCAAGATCGATTCCGGCATCATCTGCCTGGTGGCCGGTCATGGCGAAGACAAGGTCTCCGTGGCCCTGGCCGTGACCAAGGACCTCCATGACCGCTTCAAGGCCGGCGACCTGATCAAGGCCGTGGCCGGTGAAGTCGGCGGAAGCGGCGGTGGCCGCCCCGACCTGGCCCGTGCCGGTGGTTCCAATCCGGCAGGCATCCCCAACGCCATAGCCAAAATCAAGGAACTGGTCGCAGGCTAA
- a CDS encoding aldo/keto reductase, producing MQYRKVSKNGEMLSALGYGLMRLPTDGDEIDEALAEQQVLDGLAKGINYFDTAYPYHEGKSELFIGRVIERNGIRDQIKLATKLPHWLTEDSDHMLRLLDDQLERLRTDYIDYYLIHALSGPSWEKLQAKGVQTFLDTALASGKIRNAGFSFHGATEDFSTIVDGYDWTFCQIQYNYLDTGNQAGTPGLQYAASKDMAVMIMEPLRGGNLGKTPPPSVKDIWDKAETKRTPAEWGFRWLWNQPEVTVVLSGMNNTEHIDENLRIASAAEADSLTQAEVALVEEAAAEFRRVMMVPCTGCQYCVPCPVGVNIPTCFETYNSKHTFKDPSASRFYKVFNGGILGGKPGLASQCVGCGECLKKCPQGINIPERLAEVAADMEGDDD from the coding sequence ATGCAGTATAGAAAAGTATCGAAAAACGGCGAGATGCTTTCCGCCTTGGGCTATGGACTCATGCGTCTGCCCACGGACGGCGACGAGATCGATGAGGCTTTGGCCGAGCAACAGGTGCTGGACGGGCTGGCAAAGGGCATCAATTATTTTGACACCGCCTATCCGTACCATGAAGGCAAGAGCGAGCTTTTCATCGGCAGAGTCATCGAACGCAACGGGATCCGTGACCAAATCAAGCTTGCCACCAAGTTGCCGCACTGGCTGACCGAAGACAGCGACCACATGCTTCGGCTGCTCGATGATCAGCTTGAGCGGCTGCGTACGGATTACATCGACTATTACCTTATTCATGCCCTGAGCGGTCCCTCCTGGGAAAAGCTCCAGGCCAAGGGTGTGCAGACCTTTTTGGATACTGCCCTTGCGAGTGGTAAAATCCGCAATGCCGGGTTCTCCTTCCACGGAGCGACCGAAGACTTCTCCACCATTGTGGACGGGTACGATTGGACCTTTTGCCAGATTCAGTACAACTATCTTGATACCGGCAACCAGGCTGGCACCCCCGGGCTGCAGTACGCGGCCTCAAAGGACATGGCCGTGATGATCATGGAACCACTGCGCGGGGGGAATCTGGGCAAAACGCCTCCGCCCTCGGTCAAGGATATCTGGGACAAGGCCGAAACCAAACGCACCCCTGCCGAGTGGGGGTTCCGCTGGCTCTGGAACCAGCCCGAAGTGACCGTTGTCCTTTCGGGCATGAACAACACCGAACACATCGACGAGAACCTGCGTATCGCTTCAGCGGCTGAAGCCGATTCCCTGACGCAAGCCGAGGTCGCGCTGGTGGAAGAGGCCGCCGCCGAGTTTCGTCGGGTGATGATGGTGCCGTGCACCGGTTGCCAGTATTGCGTGCCGTGTCCGGTGGGGGTCAACATCCCCACCTGTTTCGAGACCTATAATTCCAAGCATACGTTCAAGGACCCGTCGGCCAGCCGATTCTACAAGGTCTTCAATGGCGGCATCCTTGGCGGCAAACCCGGTCTGGCCTCCCAGTGCGTGGGCTGCGGCGAGTGTCTCAAGAAATGTCCGCAGGGCATCAACATCCCCGAGCGGCTGGCCGAAGTCGCCGCCGACATGGAAGGGGATGACGACTAG
- a CDS encoding TetR/AcrR family transcriptional regulator has product MTKVDDKKTAILLATLSLVSDNGFHGTSISKVAARAGVSAGIIYHYFKNKDELITELYLELKQRVVAAQLENHDPDSPLRTQIRQLWGKMILFFLNNPEVTGFMTQFMYSPYFTPEVQARGASYYRPVSTLYDRAKEERIIKDLPPAVLGAFAVDVPSALVQRQKTGQLELTDEVVERVVESLWEAIRL; this is encoded by the coding sequence ATGACGAAGGTAGACGACAAGAAAACGGCCATTCTGCTGGCGACCCTGTCACTCGTTTCCGATAACGGGTTTCATGGCACGTCCATATCCAAGGTCGCGGCGCGGGCAGGGGTCAGCGCGGGAATCATCTATCACTACTTCAAGAACAAGGATGAACTCATCACCGAGTTGTATCTGGAGCTGAAACAGCGCGTTGTCGCGGCCCAGTTGGAGAACCATGATCCTGACAGCCCGTTGCGGACGCAGATTCGTCAGCTTTGGGGTAAGATGATCCTATTTTTTCTGAACAATCCCGAAGTGACCGGGTTCATGACCCAGTTCATGTATTCACCGTACTTCACCCCGGAGGTGCAGGCGCGGGGAGCGAGCTATTATCGTCCCGTGTCGACACTCTACGATCGAGCCAAAGAGGAGCGGATTATCAAGGATCTGCCCCCGGCCGTGCTCGGTGCCTTTGCCGTGGATGTCCCCAGCGCCTTGGTGCAGCGGCAGAAGACCGGCCAGTTGGAACTGACGGATGAAGTGGTCGAGCGTGTGGTGGAGTCGCTTTGGGAGGCTATTCGGCTTTAA
- the rplM gene encoding 50S ribosomal protein L13, with amino-acid sequence MKTYSPKPEDANREWFIVDATDKILGRLCTEITTRLRGKHKPEFAPHMDMGDFVIVINADKIKVTGQKLDKKMYYKHTNHPGGLKEKTLRQMLEIKPENVITAAVKGMLPKNKIAAAQLKKLKVYAGSEHPHAAQAPKTLDI; translated from the coding sequence ATGAAGACATATAGCCCGAAGCCGGAAGACGCGAACCGCGAATGGTTCATCGTCGACGCCACGGACAAGATTCTGGGTCGCCTCTGCACCGAGATCACCACACGTCTGCGCGGCAAGCACAAGCCTGAATTCGCCCCCCACATGGACATGGGCGACTTCGTGATTGTCATTAACGCCGACAAGATCAAAGTGACCGGTCAGAAACTCGACAAAAAAATGTACTACAAGCACACCAACCATCCCGGCGGCCTGAAAGAGAAGACTCTGCGTCAGATGTTGGAAATCAAGCCTGAAAATGTCATCACTGCCGCAGTGAAAGGCATGCTGCCCAAGAACAAGATCGCAGCCGCTCAGCTCAAGAAGCTGAAGGTCTACGCAGGTTCCGAGCATCCGCACGCAGCCCAGGCACCCAAAACTTTGGATATTTAA
- the rpsI gene encoding 30S ribosomal protein S9 codes for MSDFTYSTGKRKNAISRTRLYAGTGQITVNGRPFEDYFPRKTLQMVVQQPLKLVKMLDKFDIKANCSGGGVSGQAEALRHGISRALCEIDPELRAVLKPAGLLTRDARKKERKKYGLRGARASFQFSKR; via the coding sequence ATGAGCGATTTCACTTACTCTACTGGTAAACGTAAGAACGCCATCTCCCGTACCCGTCTCTACGCTGGTACCGGGCAGATCACCGTCAACGGTCGTCCTTTCGAGGATTACTTCCCCCGCAAGACCCTGCAGATGGTCGTGCAGCAGCCCCTGAAGCTGGTCAAGATGCTCGATAAGTTCGACATCAAGGCCAACTGCTCCGGCGGCGGCGTGTCCGGTCAGGCCGAGGCTCTGCGCCACGGCATTTCCCGCGCCCTCTGCGAGATCGACCCTGAACTCCGCGCCGTTCTGAAGCCCGCCGGTCTCCTGACCCGCGATGCTCGTAAGAAAGAGCGTAAAAAGTACGGTCTCCGCGGCGCACGCGCCAGCTTCCAGTTCTCCAAGCGTTAA